Proteins found in one Triticum aestivum cultivar Chinese Spring chromosome 4D, IWGSC CS RefSeq v2.1, whole genome shotgun sequence genomic segment:
- the LOC123099132 gene encoding uncharacterized protein translates to MQDQAGAASGSGDPDPPPEHAGGEGGSSSAAAAARLPSRNASSKYDFVKVKVWLGENADHYYVLSRFLLSRMLTVTKIPNHVAIKIALELKKLLVDNSLLDVSQSDLEANLFKLMEKRGYGEDYINRYKMMTRFHHQRVPLVILVCGTACTGKSTIATQLAQRLNLPNVLQTDMVYELLRTSTDAPLTSVPVWARDFNSPEELITEFCRECRVVRKGLAGDLKKAMKDGKPIIIEGIHLDPSIYLMDEENADDNSRIEKKVESGNSSISAEKKTEQQSENGQPENIVSVLKEDIIQSQDCLPESRTSEGLSGADSHEITSSDSEEKILKAEGNGQKDLDQQKNNSAKKDKPAAEPIVVPIVLRMSDFDHKALLEEWIATRAIRDNCLPQDHRKLINNLKLIQDYLCSFEAQGLTVVDISANSFPQTLDWLHGYLLQCIERGLLAACSEGPKQ, encoded by the exons ATGCAGGACCAGGCCGGGGCCGCCTCCGGCTCCGGGGATCCGGACCCTCCGCCGGAgcacgccggcggcgagggcggctcctcctccgccgcggccgccgccaggCTCCCCTCCCGCAACGCCTCCTCCAAGTACGACTTCGTCAAG GTCAAGGTCTGGCTCGGGGAGAACGCCGACCACTACTACGTCCTCTCCAGGTTCCTCCTCAGCAGGATGCTCACCGTCACCAAG ATTCCGAACCACGTTGCCATTAAGATTGCCCTTGAGCTCAAGAAGTTGCTCGTCGACAACAGCCTTCTTGATGT TTCACAGAGTGACTTAGAGGCCAACCTTTTCAAG CTAATGGAGAAAAGGGGATATGGAGAGGACTACATTAATCGATATAAGATGATGACAAG ATTCCATCATCAAAGAGTACCACTAGTAATTTTGGTGTGTGGAACTGCTTGCACTGGAAAATCAACAATTGCTACACAGCTAGCTCAAAGGCTCAACCTACCAAATGTTTTACAG ACAGACATGGTATATGAGTTGTTGCGGACATCAACAGA TGCCCCGCTAACTTCAGTACCTGTGTGGGCTCGGGATTTTAATTCACCTGAAGAACTTATCACCGAATTTTGCAGAGAATGCAGAGTTGTTCGCAAAG GTTTGGCTGGTGATTTGAAGAAAGCAATGAAAGATGGGAAGCCAATTATAATAGAG GGAATTCATTTGGATCCAAGCATTTACCTGATGGACGAGGAGAATGCAGATGACAATTCCAGAATTGAGAAAAAGGTTGAATCTGGAAATTCATCCATCTCTgcagaaaagaaaacagaacagcaATCAGAAAATGGTCAACCTGAGAACATTGTAAGTGTTCtaaaggaagatatcatacaaaGCCAGGACTGCCTGCCTGAGAGTAGGACCAGTGAAGGGCTGTCTGGTGCTGACAGCCATGAGATTACCTCTTCTGATTCTGAAGAGAAAATTCTCAAAGCTGAAG GCAATGGACAAAAGGATTTGGACCAACAGAAGAACAACAGTGCCAAGAAAGACAAGCCTGCTGCTGAACCGATAGTTGTTCCAATTGTGTTGAGGATGTCTGATTTTGATCACAAG GCATTGTTAGAGGAATGGATAGCCACTAGAGCTATCAGAGATAATTGCCTTCCTCAG GATCATCGAAAGCTTATAAACAACCTCAAACTTATTCAGGATTATCTTTGCTCTTTTGAGGCACAG GGGTTGACTGTTGTTGACATCTCAGCAAACTCGTTTCCTCAAACGTTAGATTGGCTCCATGGCTATCTTCTTCAG TGCATTGAGCGCGGCCTTCTGGCTGCATGTTCAGAAGGCCCCAAGCAATAG